In Romeriopsis navalis LEGE 11480, the sequence AATGGGCTGCCAGTCGATCCACCGGATCAAACATGCCTTCACTGGTGGCTATCGGCTGCTGCTTGCGCTGCCGATTACGTTGGGTCACATCACGGTGATACCGCAAACGCTTCTTCAGCCGATTATCCATCCAAGTCGTCACCTGACTAATATTTGGGTCGTACTCTTCCAGATTACGAAAGCAGTACTCCCACATTTCCTGGAGTGCATCGCCATAGTAAGGATTGCTATCCCGCCACAGCTTACGCGACTTTGTCACTAATCGATAAATCTGGGTATAGAGCCGCTGTCGCTTGGGATTACCCACGGGATACCGACAGGCTTCGGCGACGAGATCTTTGAGCGTTTGGTTCAGTTCGGCCATACAACATACCTTCACACACCTATCTCTTAAGTAAACCGTAGTTCAGGACGATTCGGAATGGGATATACCTGCTTCATTTCTACGACTAAGAGTAAATTATGTCGTGGAA encodes:
- a CDS encoding sigma-70 family RNA polymerase sigma factor translates to MAELNQTLKDLVAEACRYPVGNPKRQRLYTQIYRLVTKSRKLWRDSNPYYGDALQEMWEYCFRNLEEYDPNISQVTTWMDNRLKKRLRYHRDVTQRNRQRKQQPIATSEGMFDPVDRLAAHSDTQPSLDIWAQTAAWVKSDPEEVLRNTCFRKRPEINAQVVILKRLPPDTPWKDIASELQLSVAESKDLPKWYNRHCMTLLKKFARQQGYIE